A window from Telopea speciosissima isolate NSW1024214 ecotype Mountain lineage chromosome 8, Tspe_v1, whole genome shotgun sequence encodes these proteins:
- the LOC122638406 gene encoding chalcone synthase 2-like, translating into MGSVGEIYEAQCTQGPAIVLAIGTANPSNCVYQPDFPDFYFRSTKSEHMTGLKEKFKRICDRSTIIKRHLYMTEEMIEENPDFYNPMAPTLDARQDIMVVEVPKLAKEAALKAINEWGQPKSKITHIVFTTISGVDAPGADFQLIKLLGLSPTVKRVMMYHLGCYGGGSVLRVAKDLAENNKGARVLVVCSELNSVSGFKGPTETDFHTLLGQAIFADGAAALIVGADPYTSIERPLFQLFSAGSRILPDSDDMVEGHLRQTGLSISLSKDVAKTISGNIGKCLEEAFSKIGISDWNSIFWVSHPGGPAILDLIEGTLGLKEEKLKASRKVLSEYGNMSSPTVMFILDEMRNKSIREGNATTGEGFDWGVLLGFGPGLTVETIILRSITQV; encoded by the coding sequence ATGGGATCAGTTGGAGAAATCTATGAAGCGCAGTGCACACAGGGTCCAGCCATAGTGCTAGCCATCGGCACAGCAAATCCATCCAACTGTGTGTATCAGCCTGATTTCCCAGATTTCTACTTCAGATCCACAAAAAGTGAGCATATGACTGGATTGAAGGAGAAGTTCAAGCGAATCTGTGACagatctacaattataaaacgTCATCTCTACATGACTGAGGAAATGATTGAGGAGAACCCCGACTTCTACAACCCCATGGCTCCAACACTTGATGCTCGCCAAGATATTATGGTTGTTGAGGTTCCCAAGTTGGCTAAAGAAGCAGCTTTAAAAGCCATCAATGAGTGGGGGCAACCCAAATCAAAGATCACCCACATTGTATTCACTACCATTTCTGGTGTTGATGCTCCTGGTGCCGACTTCCAACTCATCAAGCTCCTTGGCCTTTCACCCACCGTCAAACGTGTGATGATGTATCATCTAGGCTGCTACGGTGGTGGCAGTGTCCTCCGTGTTGCCAAAGACCTCGCTGAGAACAATAAAGGTGCTCGTGTCCTTGTTGTTTGTTCAGAGTTAAACTCAGTTAGTGGCTTCAAAGGACCTACCGAGACCGACTTCCACACCCTACTTGGGCAGGCAATCTTCGCAGATGGCGCTGCAGCTTTAATAGTTGGTGCAGACCCCTATACATCAATTGAGCGCCCACTGTTCCAACTCTTCTCAGCAGGTTCTCGAATTCTCCCAGACTCGGATGATATGGTTGAAGGCCACTTGCGTCAAACGGGTCTTTCAATTAGCTTATCTAAGGATGTAGCCAAAACTATTTCCGGGAACATCGGAAAATGCTTGGAGGAAGCATTTAGCAAGATTGGTATTAGTGATTGGAACtccattttttgggtttctcaCCCTGGTGGGCCggcaattttggatttgatcGAAGGGACCCTTGGTTTGAAGGAGGAGAAACTAAAGGCGTCAAGAAAAGTGTTGAGCGAATATGGTAATATGTCAAGCCCCACTGTGATGTTCATTTTGGATGAGATGAGGAATAAGTCTATTAGGGAAGGGAACGCTACAACTGGAGAAGGTTTTGATTGGGGTgtgctattagggtttggaccaGGTCTAACTGTGGAAA